In a single window of the Megalobrama amblycephala isolate DHTTF-2021 linkage group LG3, ASM1881202v1, whole genome shotgun sequence genome:
- the rrad gene encoding GTP-binding protein RAD isoform X1 has protein sequence MFGVMTLNKGDKLRNMDKRRGSMPFPLHLQNLHRRSMPVDDRELRSMPEAQPTELSSLMRFSPGEQHRNSCVSDSSDSVISSGSDSDCQVYKVVLLGEHGVGKSSLARIFGGVEDSNDSEETGNTYDRSLVVDDEETSILLYDIWEQDNSQWLKDQCMRMGDAYIIVYSVTDKSSFEKASELRIQLRRARQSENIPIILVGNKSDLVRSREVSVDEGSACAVVFDCKFIETSASLHHNVHDLFEGIVRQIRLRKDSKEENARRMANCKRRESISKKAKRFLGRMVARKNKKMAFRQKSKSCHDLSVL, from the exons GTTTGGAGTCATGACTTTGAACAAAGGAGACAAATTGAGGAACATGGATAAGAGGAGAGGTAGCATGCCGTTTCCCCTCCACCTGCAGAACTTGCACAGAAGGAGCATGCCGGTGGACGACCGAGAGCTGCGCTCGATGCCCGAGGCTCAGCCCACCGAGCTGTCCAGCCTCATGCGCTTCAGTCCGGGAGAGCAGCACAGGAACAGCTGCGTGTCCGACTCCTCCGACTCGGTCATCTCCTCCGGCAGCGATTCAGACTGCCAGGTCTACAAGGTGGTCCTCCTGGGCGAGCACGGCGTTGGGAAGTCGAGTTTGGCGAGAATATTTGGTGGAGTTGAAGACAGTAACGACAGCGAGGAAACAG GAAACACATATGACAGATCCCTTGTGGTTGATGATGAGGAGACGTCAATCCTTCTGTATGACATATGGGAACAG GATAACAGCCAGTGGCTGAAAGATCAGTGCATGCGTATGGGAGACGCCTATATCATCGTGTACTCTGTGACAGACAAGTCCAGCTTTGAGAAAGCTTCAGAGCTACGAATCCAGCTGCGCAGAGCTCGGCAGTCGGAAAACATCCCCATCATCCTGGTGGGAAACAAGAGCGACTTGGTGCGTTCCCGAGAAGTTTCTGTAGATG AGGGCAGTGCCTGTGCCGTTGTGTTTGACTGCAAGTTCATAGAGACCTCAGCCTCCCTGCATCACAACGTACACGACCTCTTCGAGGGCATCGTACGGCAAATTCGCCTTCGCAAGGACAGCAAGGAAGAGAACGCTCGCCGCATGGCCAACTGCAAGCGCCGCGAGAGCATCAGCAAAAAGGCCAAACGTTTCCTGGGCCGTATGGTGGCCCGGAAGAACAAGAAGATGGCCTTTAGACAGAAGTCCAAATCATGTCACGACCTGTCAGTGCTCTGA
- the rrad gene encoding GTP-binding protein RAD isoform X3, with the protein MPVDDRELRSMPEAQPTELSSLMRFSPGEQHRNSCVSDSSDSVISSGSDSDCQVYKVVLLGEHGVGKSSLARIFGGVEDSNDSEETGNTYDRSLVVDDEETSILLYDIWEQDNSQWLKDQCMRMGDAYIIVYSVTDKSSFEKASELRIQLRRARQSENIPIILVGNKSDLVRSREVSVDEGSACAVVFDCKFIETSASLHHNVHDLFEGIVRQIRLRKDSKEENARRMANCKRRESISKKAKRFLGRMVARKNKKMAFRQKSKSCHDLSVL; encoded by the exons ATGCCGGTGGACGACCGAGAGCTGCGCTCGATGCCCGAGGCTCAGCCCACCGAGCTGTCCAGCCTCATGCGCTTCAGTCCGGGAGAGCAGCACAGGAACAGCTGCGTGTCCGACTCCTCCGACTCGGTCATCTCCTCCGGCAGCGATTCAGACTGCCAGGTCTACAAGGTGGTCCTCCTGGGCGAGCACGGCGTTGGGAAGTCGAGTTTGGCGAGAATATTTGGTGGAGTTGAAGACAGTAACGACAGCGAGGAAACAG GAAACACATATGACAGATCCCTTGTGGTTGATGATGAGGAGACGTCAATCCTTCTGTATGACATATGGGAACAG GATAACAGCCAGTGGCTGAAAGATCAGTGCATGCGTATGGGAGACGCCTATATCATCGTGTACTCTGTGACAGACAAGTCCAGCTTTGAGAAAGCTTCAGAGCTACGAATCCAGCTGCGCAGAGCTCGGCAGTCGGAAAACATCCCCATCATCCTGGTGGGAAACAAGAGCGACTTGGTGCGTTCCCGAGAAGTTTCTGTAGATG AGGGCAGTGCCTGTGCCGTTGTGTTTGACTGCAAGTTCATAGAGACCTCAGCCTCCCTGCATCACAACGTACACGACCTCTTCGAGGGCATCGTACGGCAAATTCGCCTTCGCAAGGACAGCAAGGAAGAGAACGCTCGCCGCATGGCCAACTGCAAGCGCCGCGAGAGCATCAGCAAAAAGGCCAAACGTTTCCTGGGCCGTATGGTGGCCCGGAAGAACAAGAAGATGGCCTTTAGACAGAAGTCCAAATCATGTCACGACCTGTCAGTGCTCTGA
- the rrad gene encoding GTP-binding protein RAD isoform X2 has translation MTLNKGDKLRNMDKRRGSMPFPLHLQNLHRRSMPVDDRELRSMPEAQPTELSSLMRFSPGEQHRNSCVSDSSDSVISSGSDSDCQVYKVVLLGEHGVGKSSLARIFGGVEDSNDSEETGNTYDRSLVVDDEETSILLYDIWEQDNSQWLKDQCMRMGDAYIIVYSVTDKSSFEKASELRIQLRRARQSENIPIILVGNKSDLVRSREVSVDEGSACAVVFDCKFIETSASLHHNVHDLFEGIVRQIRLRKDSKEENARRMANCKRRESISKKAKRFLGRMVARKNKKMAFRQKSKSCHDLSVL, from the exons ATGACTTTGAACAAAGGAGACAAATTGAGGAACATGGATAAGAGGAGAGGTAGCATGCCGTTTCCCCTCCACCTGCAGAACTTGCACAGAAGGAGCATGCCGGTGGACGACCGAGAGCTGCGCTCGATGCCCGAGGCTCAGCCCACCGAGCTGTCCAGCCTCATGCGCTTCAGTCCGGGAGAGCAGCACAGGAACAGCTGCGTGTCCGACTCCTCCGACTCGGTCATCTCCTCCGGCAGCGATTCAGACTGCCAGGTCTACAAGGTGGTCCTCCTGGGCGAGCACGGCGTTGGGAAGTCGAGTTTGGCGAGAATATTTGGTGGAGTTGAAGACAGTAACGACAGCGAGGAAACAG GAAACACATATGACAGATCCCTTGTGGTTGATGATGAGGAGACGTCAATCCTTCTGTATGACATATGGGAACAG GATAACAGCCAGTGGCTGAAAGATCAGTGCATGCGTATGGGAGACGCCTATATCATCGTGTACTCTGTGACAGACAAGTCCAGCTTTGAGAAAGCTTCAGAGCTACGAATCCAGCTGCGCAGAGCTCGGCAGTCGGAAAACATCCCCATCATCCTGGTGGGAAACAAGAGCGACTTGGTGCGTTCCCGAGAAGTTTCTGTAGATG AGGGCAGTGCCTGTGCCGTTGTGTTTGACTGCAAGTTCATAGAGACCTCAGCCTCCCTGCATCACAACGTACACGACCTCTTCGAGGGCATCGTACGGCAAATTCGCCTTCGCAAGGACAGCAAGGAAGAGAACGCTCGCCGCATGGCCAACTGCAAGCGCCGCGAGAGCATCAGCAAAAAGGCCAAACGTTTCCTGGGCCGTATGGTGGCCCGGAAGAACAAGAAGATGGCCTTTAGACAGAAGTCCAAATCATGTCACGACCTGTCAGTGCTCTGA